The following proteins come from a genomic window of Populus nigra chromosome 6, ddPopNigr1.1, whole genome shotgun sequence:
- the LOC133695996 gene encoding uncharacterized protein LOC133695996, whose product MPPSPALRYSPGREPRAENHKRGRSLEGGLLFKEKDEDLALFNEMQSREGENFLLQSADDFEDSFSTKLRYFSDLKLGVSIPVRGESSELLNVDGEKNDYDWLLTPPETPLFPSLDDEPPPVNVASRGRPRSQPISISRSSTMEKSHRSSRGSASPNRLSPSPRSGNSTFQSRGRPSSASYSSPTPSQRASTPSRRPSPPPSKASTPAPRSSTPTPRRMSTGSGARGTSPIRTSRGNSASPKIRAWQSNIPGFSSEAPPNLRTSLADRPASYVRGSSPASRNSRDSGSKFGRQSMSPASRSVSSSHSHDRDRISSHSKGSVASSGDDDVDSLQSTYVGSLDHLASKRTGGFPNNRAPAFSKNSTRVFSPSSAPKKSFDSALRQMDHRKSPQNMFRPLLSSVPSTTFYGGKASSAHRSLMSRNSSVTTSSNASSDQGTSIAPDTEGGDHHQEDMATESGKVLHPDDQEGVFAFDKVDALNKDAGHDTDDGLHFQLHDLERDPSIEYEPGGYEEGRHHHVEISSASDTLCFKADLSEVDTLEKTSVCSKCGCRYSVIETLEKDVNLCPDCNNLVGTATPDTEIVAIDSIPVLSINISEEHQPSDEPNIRMAVPELQPRVNDMESQFVEMVDARVSLPEDRVKQDEASYHEQNRIYSRESSLTRSLMEGSEHSTIKQGETSYHEQNRIYSRESSLTRSLMEGSEHSTAGHHETGQPLPGYSLPSGDGGDQLLPRSNNYPSLKAGVSEGAGISVLLKRSSSSKGPVVQGRTLIASTITYDDLSYARDSANSFRSSIGHGSTSASSSIDFSTSRQVETRVQRQLSGRKSDIENYRYDLSSRPQSTASSFSGTLNDGHQTLGLATNTHEENVEVSVGNIKYDGLEETPVAFQRILLASENKEMDVSCMFFTDAAIPEEDLFEQKDSKRKTDVSSSDLPSHTVGIRLEENSALSNHGNFSLYENGEDLPNNVGDVSDVEASALPPDSSVVTEQNMLNTSLDRLNVAEIPAHSRLASISEIEVENNCHGTGSENDDISTNSRSTISEVQDHPVPTPSDNETPASVLEHNRPDHADGIIEESTVMVDCQVGSKARSLTLEEATDTILFCSSIVHDLAYRAATTAIEKESSVPLEGSWPTVTILGKSTADRKDPRGRPAGKRTSKSLKVRQKRAGVDAKHSANKTENDENANESMVRNVGLPNEMDIMKPPKLESKCNCTIM is encoded by the exons ATGCCGCCTTCTCCGGCATTGAGATATTCTCCTGGGAGAGAGCCAAGAGCAGAAAATCATAAGCGAGGGCGTAGCCTTGAAGGTGGATTGCTCTTCAAAGAGAAAGATGAGGATCTTGCTCTGTTCAATGAAATGCAGTCTAGAGAAGGAGAGAATTTCTTGCTTCAGTCAGCTGATGACTTTGAAGACTCATTCT CCACAAAGTTGAGATACTTTTCAGACTTAAAACTTGGAGTTTCCATCCCTGTTCGAGGAGAGAGTAGTGAACTTCTTAATGTAGATGGGGAGAAGAATGACTATGACTG GTTATTAACTCCTCCCGAGACCCCGCTTTTTCCTTCTTTGGATGATGAACCCCCACCAGTTAATGTTGCATCCAGGGGCAGACCTCGTAGTCAACCCATTTCCATATCGAGATCTTCGACG ATGGAGAAGAGTCACAGGAGCAGTAGGGGCAGTGCAAGTCCAAATCGCTTAAGCCCTTCCCCGCGTTCTGGTAATAGTACATTTCAGTCGAGAGGAAGGCCATCGTCGGCATCTTATTCTAGTCCAACTCCTAGTCAACGGGCTTCCACTCCATCACGTAGACCATCTCCTCCTCCGAGTAAAGCCTCAACACCCGCTCCAAGGTCTTCTACTCCAACTCCAAGGAGGATGAGCACAGGATCGGGGGCAAGGGGAACTTCCCCCATAAGGACAAGTAGAGGGAACTCTGCATCACCAAAAATAAGGGCATGGCAGTCAAATATTCCTGGTTTCTCCTCTGAAGCACCACCGAATCTTCGCACTTCTCTGGCAGATCGGCCAGCATCATATGTAAGGGGTTCCTCTCCAGCATCCAGAAATAGTAGGGACTCGGGCTCAAAATTTGGCAGGCAATCAATGTCTCCAGCCTCTAGAAGTGTCAGTTCATCACACAGTCATGATAGAGACCGAATTAGCTCACACAGCAAAGGTTCTGTGGCATCATCTGGTGATGATGATGTGGACTCTCTACAATCCACTTATGTGGGTAGCTTAGACCACTTAGCTTCAAAGAGAACTGGTGGCTTTCCTAATAATAGAGCTCCTGCATTCTCAAAGAACTCAACTAGAGTATTTTCCCCAAGTTCCGCTCCAAAAAAATCCTTTGACTCTGCTCTTCGTCAAATG GATCATCGGAAAAGTCCTCAGAACATGTTCAGACCACTTCTATCCAGTGTCCCCAGCACTACCTTCTATGGTGGAAAAGCAAGTTCTGCACATCGCTCTTTGATGTCGAGGAACTCTTCTGTAACAACCAGCAGTAATGCGAGTTCTGATCAAGGTACCAGCATTGCACCTGATACCGAGGGAGGTGACCACCACCAGGAAGATATGGCAACTGAAAGTGGTAAGGTACTGCATCCTGATGATCAGGAAGGGGTTTTTGCCTTTGATAAGGTGGATGCATTAAATAAAGATGCCGGGCATGATACAGACGATGGCCTTCACTTTCAGCTGCATGACTTGGAAAGAGACCCCTCAATTGAATATGAACCTGGTGGTTATGAGGAGGGCAGGCACCATCATGTGGAAATCAGTTCTGCTTCTGACACTTTATGTTTCAAGGCTGATTTGTCAGAAGTTGACACTCTAGAAAAAACAAGTGTTTGTTCTAAATGTGGTTGCAGGTATAGTGTTATTGAAACTCTGGAAAAGGATGTCAATCTCTGTCCGGATTGCAACAATCTTGTAGGCACTGCCACTCCAGACACAGAAATAGTAGCCATTGACAGCATCCCAGTGCTGTCTATTAATATTTCTGAAGAACACCAGCCATCTGATGAGCCAAATATCCGGATGGCTGTACCTGAATTACAGCCACGAGTTAATGATATGGAATCACAATTTGTTGAAATGGTTGATGCAAGGGTTTCCCTGCCTGAAGACAGAGTTAAGCAAGACGAGGCTTCATACCATGAGCAAAACCGTATTTATTCCCGAGAAAGTTCTCTCACAAGGTCTTTGATGGAAGGAAGTGAACATAGTACTATTAAGCAAGGCGAGACTTCATACCATGAGCAAAACCGTATTTATTCCCGAGAAAGTTCTCTCACGAGGTCTTTGATGGAAGGAAGTGAACATAGTACTGCTGGCCATCATGAAACAGGACAGCCACTTCCTGGTTATAGCCTTCCTAGCGGAGACGGTGGAGATCAGCTATTGCCTCGCTCAAATAACTATCCAAGTTTGAAGGCTGGTGTTTCAGAAGGTGCTGGGATTTCTGTATTGCTCAAAAGGTCTAGCAGTAGCAAAGGGCCTGTTGTTCAAGGCAGGACTTTAATTGCCTCTACCATTACTTACGATGATTTGTCGTATGCAAGAGACAGTGCAAACAGTTTTAGAAGTTCCATTGGGCATGGTAGTACATCAGCATCATCCTCCATTGATTTCAGCACCAGCAGACAAGTTGAAACACGTGTTCAACGACAGTTAAGTGGCAGGAAATCTGACATAGAGAACTACAGATATGACCTAAGCTCAAGACCTCAAAGCACTGCATCATCTTTTTCTGGAACTTTAAATGATGGTCACCAAACTCTAGGTCTTGCAACAAACACACATGAAGAAAATGTTGAGGTTTCTGTTGGCAATATAAAATATGATGGTTTGGAGGAAACACCTGTAGCTTTTCAAAGGATATTGCTGGCTtcagaaaataaagaaatggatGTTTCTTGCATGTTTTTTACTGATGCAGCAATTCCTGAAGAAGATTTGTTTGAGCAAAAGGACAGTAAAAGAAAAACTGATGTATCTTCCTCAGATTTGCCAAGTCATACAGTTGGGATTCGGTTGGAGGAGAATTCAGCACTATCAAATCATGGCAACTTTTCTTTATATGAAAATGGAGAAGATTTGCCAAACAATGTAGGCGATGTCTCAGATGTAGAAGCATCAGCTCTTCCTCCAGATTCTTCTGTTGTCACAGAACAAAACATGCTAAACACCAGTCTTGACAGATTGAATGTTGCTGAGATTCCTGCTCATAGTCGTTTGGCTTCAATATCAGAAATAGAAGTTGAGAACAATTGTCATGGTACTGGCTCAGAGAATGATGATATATCGACAAATTCAAGGAGCACCATAAGTGAAGTTCAGGATCATCCAGTCCCAACACCTTCAGATAATGAAACTCCTGCTTCTGTTTTGGAACACAACAGGCCAGATCATGCAGATGGCATAATAG AGGAGTCAACTGTCATGGTAGACTGTCAGGTAGGGAGCAAGGCAAGAAGCCTAACCCTTGAAGAAGCAACAGATACAATACTTTTCTGTAGCTCCATTGTTCATGATCTGGCCTACCGGGCTGCAACTACAGCCATTGAAAAGGAAAGTTCAGTCCCATTGGAAGGTTCTTGGCCAACTGTTACAATTCTTGGAAAATCCACAGCTGACAGAAAGGATCCGCGTGGGAGACCTGCTGGAAAACGCACTTCAAAATCCCTAAAAGTTAGGCAAAAGCGGGCAGGAGTAGATGCAAAACATTCTGCCAACAAGACCGAGAATGATGAGAATGCCAATGAATCTATGGTGCGTAATGTTGGGCTTCCGAACGAGATGGACATTATGAAGCCTCCTAAGTTGGAATCCAAGTGCAATTGCACGATAATGTGA
- the LOC133697298 gene encoding BAHD acyltransferase At5g47980-like gives MSVPLRIEIMQRETIKPSSPTPLHLRSLKLSLLDQFMPVGHIPLLLFYPRNRNDTDHLAKATERSLLLKTSLSEALTHFYPFAGRLKDNSSIECDDHGAEYIEARIHCILSDILKKPDTEVLKQLLPAAISEPATARDSQLIVQASFFDCGGLAIGVNLSHKVADAATLTSFIKCWAATARRSSTEVVISPVFMGASIFPQMDLPISMLPVDLIQGESVMKRFVFEAPKITALKAKAISASVPDPTRVESVTALIWKCAMSASRSNLGVPRKAVLSLGVNIRKRLVPTLPDNYGGNYVGSISARMGDHDDLELQGIVSRIRKDLIEFGENYAKITQGDDTSLAICKTVEEFGKMAMSKDIDYYNCTSWCRFELYDADFGWGKPTWLSNVFTIELKNVMCLMDTRDGDGIEACISLSPEDMALFESNRELLEFASANPSVSV, from the coding sequence ATGTCTGTTCCACTGAGAATCGAGATCATGCAGAGAGAAACCATCAAACCATCCTCTCCAACGCCCCTTCACTTAAGAAGTCTCAAGCTCTCTCTTCTGGACCAGTTCATGCCAGTAGGTCACATTCCACTGCTGCTATTTTACCCCAGGAATCGAAACGACACAGATCACCTTGCCAAAGCCACGGAAAGGTCACTGCTACTAAAGACCTCACTGTCTGAAGCCTTGACTCATTTTTATCCATTCGCAGGCAGACTCAAAGACAATTCGTCCATTGAATGTGATGACCATGGGGCTGAATATATCGAGGCTCGAATCCATTGTATTCTCTCTGATATTCTCAAAAAGCCTGATACTGAAGTGCTAAAACAACTCCTGCCTGCAGCTATAAGTGAACCAGCCACGGCCAGGGATAGTCAATTAATTGTCCAAGCTAGTTTCTTTGATTGTGGTGGCTTGGCAATTGGCGTgaatctttctcacaaggttgcAGATGCAGCCACGCTAACATCATTCATCAAGTGCTGGGCTGCAACCGCTCGCAGGTCGAGTACTGAGGTGGTGATCAGCCCAGTGTTTATGGGTGCTTCTATTTTCCCACAAATGGATTTACCAATCTCAATGCTTCCAGTAGATTTGATTCAAGGAGAGTCTGTCATGAAAAGGTTTGTGTTTGAAGCTCCCAAAATTACTGCTCTCAAGGCTAAAGCTATCAGTGCAAGCGTGCCAGATCCAACACGGGTGGAATCTGTAACAGCGTTGATCTGGAAATGTGCGATGAGCGCATCAAGATCAAACTTGGGGGTTCCAAGAAAAGCTGTGTTGTCTCTTGGAGTGAATATTCGGAAGAGGCTTGTGCCAACCTTACCAGACAACTACGGTGGGAACTACGTAGGTAGTATATCAGCGCGGATGGGGGATCATGATGATTTAGAATTGCAAGGTATAGTGAGCCGTATAAGGAAAGATCTTATAGAGTTTGGTGAAAATTATGCTAAAATAACCCAAGGGGACGATACTTCGTTAGCAATTTGCAAGACGGTAGAGGAGTTTGGAAAGATGGCCATGAGCAAAGATATTGACTACTATAACTGCACCAGTTGGTGTAGATTTGAACTTTATGATGCTGATTTCGGATGGGGAAAACCAACATGGTTGAGTAATGTTTTCACTATAGAGCTGAAAAATGTTATGTGTTTGATGGACACAAGGGATGGTGACGGAATAGAAGCGTGTATAAGCTTGAGTCCAGAAGACATGGCCTTGTTCGAATCCAACAGGGAGCTGCTTGAATTTGCTTCTGCAAATCCTAGTGTATCAGTTTAG
- the LOC133697390 gene encoding uncharacterized protein LOC133697390 isoform X1 gives MEEEIKEEFKKSGFSLDDEEEVLKKCLTFCINYNLKPSDLVSSWEVYYLNRLLDESTVRNAEMDGFLLHLQNEQKEAVVKEEPDLYIYSSKDVDMILNYDEEDMKEEVPGTPTDKSLKLNSDSFNSTPKSYGNGYSSGKPSKLVTPFGRRTDKFVVKFNINSLPVVDNNDGEHDHGNLEDEIIRRAQPCKRCSLMVHRLGPEPGCRFMYDKIEDRFNALENRIRKHATALFASGLYEEPMDPTVASQRNIFAVGMICCDGEGRLNEKSIMLQSSVEHSGGCSVRLELHNLSQFSIFPGQIVGIEGQNPSGHCLIASKLVDSVPLSATVAVNQHPTKKQALDLVVESTDSSCVQKEISALIASGPFTTTDNLFFEPLTELLAYAGRKLPQLLVLMGPFIDSEHPEVKKGAVDRSFDELFCQEILRRLQDHVEYAGSNVRVILVPSIRDAQHDFVFPQPAFDIHLPNLEHQITGLTNPGIFEANQVKVGCCTVDILKQISGEEMSRNPTDGIPSDRMSRLANHIISQRSFYPLYPPAEDVPLDFSLAPEALHITSIPDILILPSDMKYFIKVLTLGEGEEQRKCICINPGRLAKGEGGGTFAELKYQGSPDKMNASIIGI, from the exons ATGGAAGAGGAAATCAAAGAAGAATTTAAGAAGAGCGGGTTCTCTCTAGACGATGAAGAAGAAGTCCTCAAGAAAT GTCTTACTTTCTGTATAAATTACAATCTGAAGCCATCAGACCTCGTCTCGAGCTGGGAGGTTTACTATCTCAATAG GCTACTTGATGAATCGACGGTTCGAAATGCTGAAATGGATGGGTTTTTGTTGCACCTGCAGAATGAACAGAAAGAAGCTGTTGTTAAAGAGGAACCCGACTTGTACATCTATTCAAGCAAAGATGTGGACAT GATCTTGAATTACGATGAAGAAGATATGAAAGAAGAAGTTCCCGGGACCCCAACAGACAAATCTTTAAAACTCAACTCAGATTCATTCAATTCAACACCCAAATCGTATGGAAATGGTTATTCTTCTGGTAAACCATCAAAACTTGTGACACCCTTTGGACGGCGGACTGATAAGTTTGTGGTCAAATTCAACATCAATAGCCTTCCTGTGGTGGATAACAATGATGGTGAGCATGACCATGGGAATCTTGAGGATGAAATTATTAGGAGGGCTCAACCCTGCAAGAGGTGTTCTTTGATGGTCCATAGATTGGGGCCAGAACCTGGTTGCAGGTTCATGTATGACAAGATTGAAGATAGG TTTAATGCACTTGAAAATCGCATTAGAAAGCATGCAACTGCACTCTTTGCTTCTGGGCTGTATGAGGAACCAATGGACCCAACAGTTGCTTCACAG AGAAATATATTTGCTGTCGGAATGATCTGTTGTGATGGAGAAGGGCGTTTAAATGAGAAATCCATCATGTTGCAAAGCAG TGTTGAGCATTCTGGAGGCTGCAGTGTTCGTTTAGAATTGCATAACTTGAGCCAGTTCTCCATTTTTCCAGGACAG ATTGTAGGTATTGAAGGTCAAAATCCTAGTGGACATTGTTTGATTGCGTCTAAACTGGTGGACTCAGTTCCTTTATCTGCCACTGTTGCTGTGAATCAGCATCCTACAAAGAAGCAAGCTTTGGATCTGGTGGTTGAGTCAACCGATTCTTCTTGTGTACAAAAAGAGATATCAGCT CTTATTGCTTCGGGCCCTTTCACCACAACAGACAACTTATTCTTTGAGCCTCTGACAGAGCTGCTAGCATATGCAGGCAGAAAGTTACCACAATTACTTGTACTG ATGGGACCATTCATCGATTCTGAACATCCAGAGGTTAAGAAAGGGGCTGTAGACAGGAGCTTTGATGAGTTGTTTTGTCAGGAAATTCTGAGAAGG TTGCAAGACCATGTGGAATATGCTGGCTCTAATGTGCGTGTGATTCTTGTTCCATCTATACGGGATGCTCAGCATGATTTTGTTTTCCCACAG CCTGCTTTTGATATTCATCTCCCCAATCTCGAACATCAG ATAACCGGTCTCACAAATCCAGGAATTTTTGAAGCAAATCAG GTCAAAGTAGGCTGCTGCACAGTGGACATTCTAAAACAGATAAGCGGAGAGGAGATGTCACGAAATCCAACAGATGGAATACCCAGTGATCGAATGAGTAGACTTGCAAACCATATTATCAGTCAGCGCAG CTTTTATCCTCTATATCCGCCAGCTGAAGACGTTCCATTGGACTTTTCACTTGCTCCAGAAGCTCTTCACATTACCTCAATTCCAGATATTCTCATCCTGCCTTCAGATATGAAGTACTTTATAAAG GTGTTGACCCTTGGTGAAGGGGAAGAGCAAAGGAAGTGCATTTGCATAAACCCAGGAAGACTGGCAAAGGGAGAGGGAGGTGGCACTTTTGCAGAGCTTAAATACCAAGGGAGTCCTGACAAGATGAATGCTTCAATTATAGGCATATAA
- the LOC133697391 gene encoding 3-oxoacyl-[acyl-carrier-protein] reductase 4-like: MAAAATLAGSNVVAYRSAAHFPISADTRIAHFRPFSPVSAGVGHRISLQCRSRSSFASSGVRAQVATSEKASAEAVQKVQSPVVVVTGASRGIGKAIALSLGKAGCKVLVNYARSSKEAEEVSKEIEAYGGQALTFGGDVSKEADVESMMKTAVDAWGTVDILINNAGITRDTLLMRMKKSQWQDVIDLNLTGVFLCTQAAAKIMMKKRKGRIINIASVVGLVGNVGQANYSAAKAGVIGLTKSVAKEYASRNINVNAVAPGFIASDMTAKLGDDIEKKILETIPLGRYGQPEEVAGLVEFLALNPASSYITGQVFTIDGGMVM; the protein is encoded by the exons ATGGCTGCTGCTGCTACCCTTGCCGGATCCAATGTCGTCGCCTACAGATCCGCCGCTCATTTCCCCATCTCCGCTGATACAAGAATCGCTCACTTTCGCCCTTTCTCTCCAGTTTCCGCTGGAGTCGGACATCGCATTTCTCTCCAGTGTAGATCGAGGAGCTCATTTGCTTCTTCTg GTGTAAGAGCTCAGGTTGCGACTTCTGAAAAAGCGAGCGCAGAGGCGGTACAGAAGGTGCAATCACCGGTAGTGGTAGTGACTGGAGCCTCTAGAGGTATTGGCAAAGCAATTGCTCTGTCTTTGGGAAAAGCAGGTTGCAAG GTCTTGGTTAATTATGCTAGGTCTTCAAAGGAAGCTGAGGAAGTTTCCAAAGAG ATTGAGGCTTATGGTGGTCAGGCCCTCACTTTTGGGGGTGATGTTTCAAAAGAGGCTGATGTGGAATCAATGATGAAAACT GCTGTTGATGCATGGGGAACCGTTGATATACTGATAAATAATGCAG GAATTACACGGGATACATTGCTGATGAGAATGAAGAAATCTCAGTGGCAGGATGTTATTGATCTGAATCTCACTGGTGTATTCCTTTGTACACAG GCAGCAGCcaaaattatgatgaaaaagAGAAAG GGAAGGATTATTAACATAGCATCAGTTGTTGGTTTGGTTGGCAATGTCGGGCAAGCCAACTATAGTGCTGCAAAGGCAGGAGTTATTGGCCTGACAAAGAGTGTTGCAAAGGAATATGCAAGCAGAAACATTAAT GTAAATGCTGTGGCCCCAGGATTCATTGCATCTGATATGACTGCCAAGCTTGGAGatgatattgaaaagaaaatcttgGAAACCATCCCTTTGg GACGTTATGGCCAACCAGAAGAGGTTGCAGGACTAGTGGAATTCCTGGCTCTTAATCCCGCCTCCAGTTACATCACTGGACAG GTGTTCACTATTGATGGAGGAATGGTAATGTAA
- the LOC133697390 gene encoding uncharacterized protein LOC133697390 isoform X2, protein MDGFLLHLQNEQKEAVVKEEPDLYIYSSKDVDMILNYDEEDMKEEVPGTPTDKSLKLNSDSFNSTPKSYGNGYSSGKPSKLVTPFGRRTDKFVVKFNINSLPVVDNNDGEHDHGNLEDEIIRRAQPCKRCSLMVHRLGPEPGCRFMYDKIEDRFNALENRIRKHATALFASGLYEEPMDPTVASQRNIFAVGMICCDGEGRLNEKSIMLQSSVEHSGGCSVRLELHNLSQFSIFPGQIVGIEGQNPSGHCLIASKLVDSVPLSATVAVNQHPTKKQALDLVVESTDSSCVQKEISALIASGPFTTTDNLFFEPLTELLAYAGRKLPQLLVLMGPFIDSEHPEVKKGAVDRSFDELFCQEILRRLQDHVEYAGSNVRVILVPSIRDAQHDFVFPQPAFDIHLPNLEHQITGLTNPGIFEANQVKVGCCTVDILKQISGEEMSRNPTDGIPSDRMSRLANHIISQRSFYPLYPPAEDVPLDFSLAPEALHITSIPDILILPSDMKYFIKVLTLGEGEEQRKCICINPGRLAKGEGGGTFAELKYQGSPDKMNASIIGI, encoded by the exons ATGGATGGGTTTTTGTTGCACCTGCAGAATGAACAGAAAGAAGCTGTTGTTAAAGAGGAACCCGACTTGTACATCTATTCAAGCAAAGATGTGGACAT GATCTTGAATTACGATGAAGAAGATATGAAAGAAGAAGTTCCCGGGACCCCAACAGACAAATCTTTAAAACTCAACTCAGATTCATTCAATTCAACACCCAAATCGTATGGAAATGGTTATTCTTCTGGTAAACCATCAAAACTTGTGACACCCTTTGGACGGCGGACTGATAAGTTTGTGGTCAAATTCAACATCAATAGCCTTCCTGTGGTGGATAACAATGATGGTGAGCATGACCATGGGAATCTTGAGGATGAAATTATTAGGAGGGCTCAACCCTGCAAGAGGTGTTCTTTGATGGTCCATAGATTGGGGCCAGAACCTGGTTGCAGGTTCATGTATGACAAGATTGAAGATAGG TTTAATGCACTTGAAAATCGCATTAGAAAGCATGCAACTGCACTCTTTGCTTCTGGGCTGTATGAGGAACCAATGGACCCAACAGTTGCTTCACAG AGAAATATATTTGCTGTCGGAATGATCTGTTGTGATGGAGAAGGGCGTTTAAATGAGAAATCCATCATGTTGCAAAGCAG TGTTGAGCATTCTGGAGGCTGCAGTGTTCGTTTAGAATTGCATAACTTGAGCCAGTTCTCCATTTTTCCAGGACAG ATTGTAGGTATTGAAGGTCAAAATCCTAGTGGACATTGTTTGATTGCGTCTAAACTGGTGGACTCAGTTCCTTTATCTGCCACTGTTGCTGTGAATCAGCATCCTACAAAGAAGCAAGCTTTGGATCTGGTGGTTGAGTCAACCGATTCTTCTTGTGTACAAAAAGAGATATCAGCT CTTATTGCTTCGGGCCCTTTCACCACAACAGACAACTTATTCTTTGAGCCTCTGACAGAGCTGCTAGCATATGCAGGCAGAAAGTTACCACAATTACTTGTACTG ATGGGACCATTCATCGATTCTGAACATCCAGAGGTTAAGAAAGGGGCTGTAGACAGGAGCTTTGATGAGTTGTTTTGTCAGGAAATTCTGAGAAGG TTGCAAGACCATGTGGAATATGCTGGCTCTAATGTGCGTGTGATTCTTGTTCCATCTATACGGGATGCTCAGCATGATTTTGTTTTCCCACAG CCTGCTTTTGATATTCATCTCCCCAATCTCGAACATCAG ATAACCGGTCTCACAAATCCAGGAATTTTTGAAGCAAATCAG GTCAAAGTAGGCTGCTGCACAGTGGACATTCTAAAACAGATAAGCGGAGAGGAGATGTCACGAAATCCAACAGATGGAATACCCAGTGATCGAATGAGTAGACTTGCAAACCATATTATCAGTCAGCGCAG CTTTTATCCTCTATATCCGCCAGCTGAAGACGTTCCATTGGACTTTTCACTTGCTCCAGAAGCTCTTCACATTACCTCAATTCCAGATATTCTCATCCTGCCTTCAGATATGAAGTACTTTATAAAG GTGTTGACCCTTGGTGAAGGGGAAGAGCAAAGGAAGTGCATTTGCATAAACCCAGGAAGACTGGCAAAGGGAGAGGGAGGTGGCACTTTTGCAGAGCTTAAATACCAAGGGAGTCCTGACAAGATGAATGCTTCAATTATAGGCATATAA